The genomic stretch tttatagatgTAGTTTTCTAGACTTTGTTAATGaccattataaaaaaataatccacTTTTCAAATTTCACAGACACGGACACAGTTGCCTATTCATAGaaaagactagtcgataaacctGTGAAAAGTCCATTCAGGCAAATCGACTTCaggaaagatagaaaatatCTGTCACttgaattttgctgacgtcagtagtaATGACCCGTTAatgtaaaaaccttttttaaaaaaaatctgtgtACCCGttgtctctattgtgtagagcctgAAActctaatcaaaataatgtatagggtCGTGTGCTTTCGACAAACGGTTAAGGAGAAGATCTGTCAATATACCAAAAAATACTTTTACAGTTACTCCCATTGCATTTTCAAGAAATTAGACAAAACCTATTTCACCACATCAAAGGAagatgaacacatccacttgcAGGTCACGAAAAAGAGACACTATTAACCTATAAATACACGCGATGCTAAAGTCATTTAtactaaataagtcatttgtttataaaatgttttagagAATCACAAATTTGTTATTGTAGCTAAAGCAAAAGCAAAAACGTATTTCCTGCGAAATACCTTCTTTCCCCTTCTAAGAATAATTACAACGAAAATTGCTTCCCctaatgttttttcttctttctattGGTAGTATTCCTCCCTTCTCCTATTTTTAGAACATGACTGGAAAAAAGGAATGCTAGAGGTgagtaatttattttatttaatgaacaaatgatatAAGGAGAATCTAAAAAGCGTGTGACATTAACCAAATGAGACATAACTGAAACTGTTtgaatatataataaatcagATACTTAACCAGACATGCAATATATGTTTGTTATATACaaggaaaaaaaagattttaaaatataatctTTAAATCAGTAAAAAAACATTGCACCTGTTCAATCctgattaaaataaaaaaatgcaatgaTTGCATTGCATTATATTGAAAACAACAATGAGTGTGCGATGAAATTGCATTGGcttgtaaaacaacaacaataaacgtGCATTAATTACTTTAGTTAATGCACGATGATGCGGAACATGTAAATTTCTTGTAGATGAAAAAAGAATACATACGGTTGCAGTGGAATCTCTATAAAGTGGACaccattggtgcaaaaaaaGTGTCTGTCTTATAGAGGTGTTCGCTTTATAGAGATTGCATCCGAAAATCACTTTCAGAGCAAAATTTTTCCGAAAACATTACATCAAATTTTACCATCGAATTAAAATGGAGGGCACAAAGCTCATGAAAATTTTACATGAGAAATCCTGAGCAGGAAATTCCTgtgattcttataaaacaacaacaatttgcCTTCAATTCATTTGTTCGAGGATACCATGCCTACATGGACACATGGTAACCGGATATTGAGATAACTTTTCATTGATTCACGAAGAACACAACGAACGCACGACGAATTTGCAATGGCGATAACTTTTAAAGGGGTGTACAGTTGGATATGTCCTTAAAAATCTCAGCAAAATCTTCCACGGAATTACAAAAATCACAGGGAAGCGTATAAACAGAGGGTCTGGTTATGGTCTGGAAATTCCCGTTCTATGCGAGTTTATTCGGGTCGATAGAGGCGTTAATTGGGtggggaaaaaatttaaaagattttagaGATAataagaaagttaaaaaatgtacGAAATAAAGATGAAAATCGAAATTTAACAAGTTGATGTGtaaggaaaaatgttatttggtGCAAAAAAAGTGTCCGTTTTATAAAGTGTCCGTCCTATAACTATCGGTCTTCTAGAGATTATCTTGTGAGAATTTGACCTGAAATCAATCCGTTCGTAGGAATAGCGTCTGTTATATAAAGATGTCCGCTAAGGCCATGCTTGCTTTAGAGAGATTCCGCAGTATATAGTAATTTAACATACTTGATCCTTACTTCAGGTTCAAGGAGCTATTGCCGTTGCTTcgatttttcaagtattgaTTGGATTCACTGGAGCGGTTGGTTTTTTGCTGAGGTTTATAGGACCATTGACAGTTGCTCCCACAGTTTCTTTGGTTGGACTGGCTTTATTTAATGCTGCAGGAGATTTTGCTGGTACAGAAGacgttttttttaaagcaaaaaaaataattatttgcatAATAGATCGCAGCAGATTGTAAATGTTGTGCTTTTTTTTAGGTCATCAATGGGGTATAGCTGGTCTGTAAGTTATTTATGTCTAAAATACACTAATTTAAGTGATGTTCTTTGCAGATATCTCGTCACATGGCATTGGGTTGTTAGCAATTACCGAATCACTGGATTTGTTCTTCAAAGATTTTCCAAGACTTTCTCTtaacgtttttgttttgttaaatgtttttttttcaagaaacccTTTCTCCTTTTTAGAACAGTACTGCTAATCATATTATTCTCCCAAGTTCTTTATAAAATCAAAGTGTTCCGAATGTTCCCAGTAAGTTCTATTTGATTAACTATGTATTCAGGAAATCGTTGATGTTTTATAAGTATTTAAAAtatgtgaaattgaaaagaaaaagatagaattaaaatagtaataaaaaaacCTATTTGAATGGtaatctttgaaaaaattataggTCTTGTTCGCAATTGGAATATCATGGGCTGTCTCTGCCATTATAACAGCGGCAGGAGGATTTGACGACGACTCCCTTGCTCGCACTGATCGTCGGTTGGATGTTTTAAAGAAAGCAGAATGGATTAGATTTCCTTACCCAGGTAAACTAGTTCTTTAAGTTCAATTACTTCTACGCTACATTTCAGTAAGTGCATAGAATCAGCACAGGGTTCAGCTAGTTGCAGCATACATGTAGTTGCAGCCATTTTGAGTTGTCTTAACTTGTTTGAAAGTATAAACACAAAGTTGAAAAGTATGTTCTCAAGTTGATTGaataattttattgttcttGGGTAGCTTATTTGATGTGTTGACTATGAAAACTGCTTTTCAAACCTTTTTGGGATCCTGTTTAACGATGAAAAAAACGGAGGGTGGCTGCATGACGGTGTCTGTGGCGGAAATCGTAATATGACAAGTAGAGCTAATGTACAGCTTTTGtatagcttttttattttgaaatgttattCATTGTTTCAATAACGAGAcggtaaatcattttttcaagtCTTAACACGTACATATTTCAATTTGAAGCAACTTAAGTTGCTAACTTTTAAGTCGTGTAAACGATGCAATACCAAGAGCATTCAGACCTGATGAAGAGTTTTCATAAAGTGTCTACAATAACAAATTGCTTTCCAATTTATTTGCACTCCCAGTTCTCACTTGCACTTTTACAGCGCTTATTTATCTCCCAACATTAGATTCGGCTTTGGTTCTGTACTTATGACACGATTTAAGCGAGAAATTTCCAGTTGTGTATATAATCTGCAGATTATTGTTCTAATTTATaactttcacaacaaaaactaaATAAAGATGTTGGCTGCAGTGTAATACAGTTGTAGCACAAAAAGTAAAGATTTAGAAACGAATCATTTGCTAAATAATCGCTAAACCCTGACACGGGAAAAAATTGCTTCACAAGCTTATTGGCATTAGAGGCTGCTCGAgatgcttttcttttttaaattaaaaaaagaattacctTTTTGCCCTCGGGTGAAATAAGGATCACATAGAGCTCTTAATTCTGaagtaaaataacttcttttGTGTGAGATACTATTTACACATTTCTTTTAGGTCAATGGGGAACACCTACGGTCAGTGTGGCTAGCGTGTTTGGTATGTTAgctggtgttttggcatcaatGCTGGAATCACTGGGTGATTACTTTGCATGTGCAAGGTTGTCTGGTGCACCAGCCCCACCAAACCATGCTGTAAATCGAGGAATTGGTTTGGAAGGTTTTTCATGTATCCTTGCTGGGTTGTGGGGTTCAGGAAACGGAACGACCTCATACAGTGAGAATATTGCTGCGATAGGGATAACCAgggtaattttctttttcaaaattcctGTTACTCGACTATTTTTAGTAACCTGTAAAATTTGACCTGAGATTggctattctttttttattaaagcttaatttattcttattttgtccTCTTTTTGGTCATATAATAATTCCAGTTTATTCAGAGCGGGATTAAAAGACTTTAGTGACAGCTTTTCCCGGTCCTTAGGACTTTCTGTCATCCGTCCATGGGACGAATCGTCACTCCGGCCTAGATTTAGTTAACCGATTAATCTTTGTGGACCATTGTTGACTATAATCATTCAATCTTTGCTATCTATTACCCGAAAGGTAGTATAgctaaaaaataacaagaagAACAATTAGTCGTTAGTTTGAAAGATAATGCTAAGATAACTCACATTCTGGTTTCTTCTGGTTGTATTACAAAATTCACACTAGGACTATCCTTGAGTTTAAAAACTATATCTTAAACCTTGTTCTgtccttattttgtttttatattttatcagtATAATCTTGCAATCATGGTATAAACTTGTTTTtgcattaaccctattcggtccgggggggggggcggattccgccccccctgacggtttttttttaataactcctgattgctttcttatatggctgtgatacttactgagtttcaacatttatctattagacacctgcatgctaaatttttaggtcccataccattcagaggctttgatattggccattactcgaaactacccctaaaatctctatgaaatccttataatggggaaaatataataactcctgttaggattatccttagaacttgaaacttgcaaaacaactttgtttcgtcaagaagaatcattttgaataattttgacacgtgacttatccgatttcccgattttgtcgggttttacccgaaaatcgggaaaaaacggattttcgggcaatttttggcatttttttatttgatccatgtaaaaaccggaagatatgttaaaacaaatttatttagctttcagaaacttcaaacagaatgtaaaaattcgctctagaacaaaagtaattatattttaagcagatagtggcatttttaacaattttcaagcttctgatgacgtcacagaaaatgtgctgacgcaagcaaaaatttattgccgccattttgttctttttatgacgtactataagtgtgccaagtttgattcaatttgaacaatcctatgaaaagttattgagggggggcggaatccgccccccccgttcatagtatgttcgaaaaaccccggaccgaatagggttaaggcttGTTcttaataatttcatttttattcattgaattttatttttttttcctatttcGTGCATTTTTAAGGTTGGCAGTAGAAGAGTTATTCAATTTGGAGCAGTGTTTATGATTTTGTTGTCAATTCTTGGGAAGTTTGGTGCAGTATTCACTTTAATACCTGATCCAATTGTTGGGGGAATGTTTTGGACGCTATTTGGTTTGATTGTTGCTGTTGGTTTGTCCAACTTACAATTCGTCAATCTGAACTCATCAAGAAATTTGTTTGTACTCGGATTTGCGTTTTTCACAGGAATGGTTATACCTGCTTGGTTGGGAAAGAATCCAACCGCCATCAATACAggtaatttaattttatatttatagcaTATCCGCATTATGGTGACTTTTAACACATCAACCCTTAAAGGACAGTCCCTTTCTCAATCCACAAATTATCATCTTCTTGAAACTTACGCCACAGTTGGTGGTTCGGAACAAGACCCAAATGGATGGTGTCGTAAAGCAGCCCAATTCATCCTCAGGATTTATGCTTGATTTTGCCCAAATACTTGCgagaacggttttttaattgTTAGGTAATATCCTCCTCTTTCTTGTTCAGATAATGACGAagtcaatcaaattctgaatgTGCTTCTTCAAACTAACATGGCGGTAGGCGGCGTAACTGCTGCAATATTGGATAATGCCTTACCTGGTAGTTTAGAAGACAGGGGAATTACTAAGTGGCGAAAGATTCAAAGTTCAGAAGAAGATGAAATACCACAGGCTTCCATTCATGTCTATGATCTGCCTTTTATCCAAGCGTATTTAAACAAAACCTCTTGGGCTAAGTATGTCCCTTTTTTGCCATATCATGGAACTTAAATTTTAGATCAGTATATCGCATGTATATGAATGATGCGCttattttaacaactttttactgtaaatttttttctgcacaATATTTTTATACATCGACTTTTGTAACACCTGTAGTAATGGAATTCATATTTAGGAAAAGATGTATTAGGAACAAAAGGTAACAGCAATACTCTATACACCCCATCACTAAATTAGTCATACTCAAACCCAAGCCCACTTCTTCGCACACTCCCTCACTCACCCCACCACCCACTTCCTTACCTACTCTCACACTCCTTCAATCACTCCCTCACCTACTTCCTAAACATACAAAAATTTATACGCGCGACTACAACAAAGCATTTCCAAACAAATTGTATTGTAGTTGTGACAGTTAAGAATAAACACTTATAAAATATTGATCTTAACCAAAGTTAAGATTGAAAAAATTTAACCGTTAATCTCTTGACTCGCGATATTTCCTCTTAAGTTGGACATACATTTGCataaaacgtaaaaataaaaagaaattaaatccAACAACAACATTCTCTCAGTGGAACACCCATTCTCGTCCCCGTAGATTAAAACCTCTTCGAGGTTTATCTCGAAGAGGTCTGGGGTTGAGAATAAGGGCCACGGCAACGTGTTAATTACGACGACGGTATAAAACGTAAAAATATTCGTTTCAAACTTATAACTCATTTTTCTtagtaagaaatttaaaattcttggattcgcaaaagtttatc from Hydractinia symbiolongicarpus strain clone_291-10 chromosome 12, HSymV2.1, whole genome shotgun sequence encodes the following:
- the LOC130622606 gene encoding solute carrier family 23 member 2-like isoform X1 — encoded protein: MAAINHRDNNLSEKTSLLNETMQSKSGEYNLPTAETIEMKDTSPNKDVTIAEHGLLYRIDENPPWYYGMFLGFQHYMTMFGSTVAVPFILAGSLCIKDNHLVLSEIISTIFFVSGLATLIQTTIGNRLPIVQGATFSFLGPTIAILSLEKFKCSPATLIVTNSTANTTVTIEHDWKKGMLEVQGAIAVASIFQVLIGFTGAVGFLLRFIGPLTVAPTVSLVGLALFNAAGDFAGHQWGIAGLTVLLIILFSQVLYKIKVFRMFPVLFAIGISWAVSAIITAAGGFDDDSLARTDRRLDVLKKAEWIRFPYPGQWGTPTVSVASVFGMLAGVLASMLESLGDYFACARLSGAPAPPNHAVNRGIGLEGFSCILAGLWGSGNGTTSYSENIAAIGITRVGSRRVIQFGAVFMILLSILGKFGAVFTLIPDPIVGGMFWTLFGLIVAVGLSNLQFVNLNSSRNLFVLGFAFFTGMVIPAWLGKNPTAINTDNDEVNQILNVLLQTNMAVGGVTAAILDNALPGSLEDRGITKWRKIQSSEEDEIPQASIHVYDLPFIQAYLNKTSWAKYVPFLPYHGT
- the LOC130622606 gene encoding solute carrier family 23 member 2-like isoform X2 codes for the protein MQSKSGEYNLPTAETIEMKDTSPNKDVTIAEHGLLYRIDENPPWYYGMFLGFQHYMTMFGSTVAVPFILAGSLCIKDNHLVLSEIISTIFFVSGLATLIQTTIGNRLPIVQGATFSFLGPTIAILSLEKFKCSPATLIVTNSTANTTVTIEHDWKKGMLEVQGAIAVASIFQVLIGFTGAVGFLLRFIGPLTVAPTVSLVGLALFNAAGDFAGHQWGIAGLTVLLIILFSQVLYKIKVFRMFPVLFAIGISWAVSAIITAAGGFDDDSLARTDRRLDVLKKAEWIRFPYPGQWGTPTVSVASVFGMLAGVLASMLESLGDYFACARLSGAPAPPNHAVNRGIGLEGFSCILAGLWGSGNGTTSYSENIAAIGITRVGSRRVIQFGAVFMILLSILGKFGAVFTLIPDPIVGGMFWTLFGLIVAVGLSNLQFVNLNSSRNLFVLGFAFFTGMVIPAWLGKNPTAINTDNDEVNQILNVLLQTNMAVGGVTAAILDNALPGSLEDRGITKWRKIQSSEEDEIPQASIHVYDLPFIQAYLNKTSWAKYVPFLPYHGT